The genomic window ATTACATCTCAGCAATATTGATGTAAAAATAGATACTGGTGCATACACCTCAGCCATACACTGTTCTAAAATTAAAGAAGAGGATGGTAAACTTTTTTGCACTTTTGAAAGTAAAGGTCATCCCAACTTTAATGGCAAAGAGGTCATTTTTGAAAATTACTCCTTTACAGACGTTAAAAGTAGTAACGGTCATAAAGAAAATCGTTATAAAATTAAAACTACTGCTATATTCTTTGGAAAAAGCTATAAGATTAACTTAACTTTAAGCACTAGAGACGATATGAAATTTCCGGTCTTAATTGGTCGTCAATTTTTAAAGCAAAAATTCATAGTCGATGTTGACTTAGAAAACCAATCGTTTAAACACACTGCTAATGAACATTGTCATTCTTTCGCGTAACTCTCAGTTGTATTCTACACAACGTTTAATTGAAGAAGCTGAAAATAGAGGTCACGAAGTAGAGGTTATAGATCCTCTAAAATGCGATATTATTATAGAAAAGGAGAAACCAACCATTTTCTATAAAGACAGGTACCTAGACTATGTAGATGCTGTAATTCCTCGCATTGGTGCTTCGGTAACTTTTTATGGTTGTGCTGTAGTGAGGCAGTTTGAAATGATGAATGTCTTTACAACTGTAACATCTGATGCGATTATACGAAGTAGAGATAAACTGCGTAGTTTTCAACGATTATCTAAGGCAGGTATAGGTATGCCTAAAACTGTTTTTACAAACTACTCAAGAGATGTTGAAGAAGTTTTAGACCATGTTGGCGGACCACCTGTAATTATAAAATTACTTGAAGGTACTCAAGGCCTTGGAGTTGTTTTGGCAGAATCTAAAAATGCTGCAGAGTCTGTACTAGAAGCTTTTAACGGGCTACAAGCCAGAGCATTGGTACAAGAATTTATTGCAGAAGCAAAAGGTGCAGATTTAAGAGCATTAATTGTAGACGGACAAGTTGTTGGCGCTATGAAACGCCAAAGTAAAGAAGGGGAATTTAGATCAAATTTACACAGAGGCGGTAAAGCCAATTTAATCAAGCTTTCTGAAGACGAATTAAAACTAGCCATAAAAGCTGCGCGCGCCTTAAAACTTCCCGTTTGTGGTGTTGATATGCTACAATCTGCAAGAGGACCATTAATTATGGAAGTTAATTCTACACCAGGACTGGAAGGCATAGAAGGTGCTACTCAAAAAAATATAGCAAGGGCAATTATCACTTTCATAGAACGTAACCGAAAATAGATGAGTGAAAAGGAAGTTCTAAATATATTAGGTAAAAAGGTGGCATTAGGTGAAAGTGCTAAGGTAAGTTTTAATGTAGCCAAACTACACACCCAAAACACCATTGATGTTCCTGTTATTATTGAACGTTCTAAAAAACCTGGCCCAACAGTTTTAATTACTGCAGGTATTCACGGAGATGAAGTTAATGGCGTTGAAGTTGTTCGTCAAATCATTTCTAAAGGCATTAATAAACCTAAGAAGGGAACTATTATTTGTATTCCGGTAATTAATGTATTCGGATTTATACATATGGACAGGGAATTTCCAGATGGTAGAGATTTAAACCGAGTTTTCCCTGGCGCTAAAACAGGTTCATTAGCAAGTAGAGTTGCTCATAAGCTAATGACAGAGATTGTGCCGCATGCCGATTTAGTTTTAGATTTTCATACTGGTGGAGCTGACCGTTTTAATGCTGCGCAAATACGTATTATTAAAAACGAAGTTGTCTTAGACGAACTTGCCCAAGTCTTTGGAGCTCCTATTATCTATTATTCTAAAAACCTTAAAAAATCCTTTAGAAACACCTGTTACAAACTCGGCATACCAATGCTTTTATTTGAAGGTGGAAAATCATTTAACATCGATAATACTGTTACCAATACTGGCGTCAATGGGATAAAACGTATCCTAAATCATCTAGGGATGCTAAACAGCAAATTCAAAGTTTCAAAACCCAAGAAAAGCTGTATCAAAATCATAGACAGCAAATGGATTAGAGCCAATCATTCTGGTATGTTTAAGGCTGTTATAGACGTTAATACCCTAGTTAAAAAAGGAGATGTTTTAGGGCATATTACCGATCCTTATGGTAGTTTTAATCATTTTGTAAAAGCACCAAATAACGGCTATATTTTTAATGTCAATGAATCTCCAATTATCTACCAAGGAGATGCTATTTTTCATATTTCCACAAAGCTACAGCAATGACAAAATCTGAGCTTCGTAAAAAATATAAAGCTTTACGAAAATCGCTTAGCATAGACCAAGCTGATGATTTTAGTCTTGCTATTGCAAATCAATTATTACAACTTGATATTTGGGATAAATCCTTCTATCATATTTTTTTAAGCATTGAAGAACAAAAGGAAATCAATACCGAGTATATCTTAAATATTCTCGCAGGAAAAGATAAAAACATAGTGATTTCTAAAAGTAATTTTGAAAATCTCTCCTTGACACATTACTTACTTACCGACAGTACTAGAATTAAGAAAAATCATTATAATATTCCTGAACCTATCGATGGTATAGAAATTAATTCTTCACAAATTGAAGTTGTATTCGTACCGCTTTTAGCTTTTGATAAAACTGGAAACCGAGTAGGTTATGGCAAAGGTTTTTATGACAGGTTTTTAAGTGAATGTAAACCCGAAACTATAAAAATTGGGTTATCGTTTTTTGAAGTTGAAGAGGAAGTTTTTGAAACAGACGATAATGATGTTAGTTTAGATTATTGTGTGACTCCAAATCGGGTTTATCAATTTTAGAGCTTTCTTTAAAAGCCTTCTTATTAAACACAATTAAAATACCGATTCCTGTGCTTATAGCAACATCAGCAACATTAAAAACAGGATCAAAAAATGAGAAGTACTTACCACCTATTAACGGCAACCATTCTGGCAAAATACCACTCCAAATTGGGAAGTGAAGCATGTCTACCACATTACCATAAAACACACCTGCATAACCTCCACCTTCAGGAAAAAACTCAGCCACTTGCATATGGCTATCACTAAATAAAACACCGTAAAAAACTGAATCTAATATATTACCCAAAGCACCAGCAAATATTATAGAGATAGCAAATATTAATGTTTTAGACTTCTTCTTTTTCGTAACATCTACCAACCAAAATCCAATGCCTGTAACAGCTACAATTCTAAAAAGCGTTAAAATAAGTTTTGCAGATTTATCTGAAATAAAAGTAAAGAAATCGCTCAGTTTGGTTCCCCAAGCCATACCATCATTCTCCACAAAAGCAATTTTAAACCATGAAAACACAGTAACATCTTCATTTAACGCAAAATGGGTTTTAATATAAATCTTACTGATTTGATCAACCAGTAAAATAAGAATGATAATAATTGAGGCTTTCTTTAACGACATAATAAAAAAGCTTTGAATACAATCCAAAGCTTAGGTTTTCTTCATAAAATTCTGAAACAGAATTTCTCTTTATTTCTGCATATTCTTAGCTTCGATGCTAAGTGTTGCATGAGGCACTAACTTTAAGCGCTCCTTATTGATTAATTTTCCGGTAACACGGCAAACACCATACGTTTTATTCTCAATACGAATAATAGCATTCTTTAAGTCTCTAATAAACTTTTCTTGACGAATTGCCAATGCTGAGTTTGCTTCTTTACTCATTGTTTCACTTCCTTCTTCAAAAGCTTTGAACGTTGGAGACGTATCATCTGTACCATTGTTATGGTCGTTCATATAAGCACTTTTTATCAATTCTAAATCGTGCTCAGCTTTATCAATTTTATCTTGAATTAAAACTCTAAATTCTTCTAAATCCTTGTCTGAATATCTATTTTTCGTATCTGTTGCCATAGTTTTTTAATGTTTTTGAATGAATAACTTAGTATTAACTTCATCGAAAGCAATTTCTATACCATCATTTAAATTATCCATTAATTGTAATTCTTCGGTTAAGGTCTCCGACTTAATATAATCTTCGTTTGAAGCAATTGCTGCTGCAACTTGTGCATCATTTTGAAGTTGTACATCTATGCGATCTGTAACTTCAAACCCAGAATCTTTACGTAAATTTTGAATACGGTTTACGAGCTCACGTGCAATACCTTCTTTACGCAGTTCTTCTGTAATTGTAACATCTAAAGCTACTGTTAAAGCACCTTCATTTGCAACAAGCCATCCTTCAATATCTTGAGATGTAATCTCTACATCATCAAGTCCCAAATTAATGTTTTTTCCGTTAATTTCAACGTCTAAATTTCCGTTTTGCTCGATTTTTTTAATATCATCAGCCGAAAATGTACTTATCGCACTAGCAATCAACTTCATATCCTTACCAAAACGAGGCCCTAAAGCTTTGAAATTCGGTTTTATTTGCTTCACTAAAATATCTGAAGCATCCTCTAAAAGTTCTATTTCCTTTATGTTTACTTCGTGTTTAATTAAATCTTCAACCGCTTTTATTTCTTCCTTTTGTTGTTGATTATCAACAGGAATCATTATTTTTTGAAGTGGCTGACGAACTTTAATTTTCTCTTTAGCTCTCAACGACAATACTAATGAAGATATTGTCTGCGCATTCTCCATTTTTCGTTCAAGTACTTTATCAATAGCACTCTCATCTGCTTTAGGGAATTCCGCTAAATGAACACTTTCAAAACCTTCTTTTTGTGTTACTGCATTAAGATCTAAATATAAACGATCCATAAAGAATGGCGCAATTGGCGCACCAAGCTTAGCTATGGTTTCCATACAAGTATACAGCGTTTGATATGCTGAAATTTTATCCGCTTGGTAATCACCTTTCCAGAAACGTCTTCTACTTAAACGCACATACCAGTTACTTAGATAATCTTGTGTAAAGTCTGAAATAGCTCTCGCTGCCTTTGTAGGCTCATAATCGGCATAATATTCGTCTACTTTTTGAATTAAGGTATTTAATTCAGATAAAATCCAACGGTCTAATTCTGGTCTTTCTTCAAGTGGAATATCTGCTTCTTCATATTTAAAACCATCTAAATTGGTATATAAACTGAAGAATGAATAGGTATTGTAAAGCGTTCCGAAGAACTTACGTTTTACCTCTTCTACACCTTCAATATCAAACTTTAAGTTATCCCAAGGGTTGGCATTACTAATCATATACCAACGTGTTGCATCGGCTCCATGATTGGCCAAAGTTTCAAACGGATCTACAGCATTACCTAAACGCTTAGACATTTTCTGACCATTCTTATCTAAAACCAATCCGTTAGATACTACATTTTTGTATGCCACAGAATCGAAAACCATTGTTCCGATAGCGTGCAATGTGTAGAACCAACCACGTGTTTGGTCTACACCTTCGGCAATAAAGTCTGCTGGATAAGCTTCTTTATTATCTATCAGGTTCTTATTTTCAAAAGGGTAATGCCATTGTGCATATGGCATAGAACCTGAATCGAACCAAACGTCTATCAAATCACTTTCACGCTTCATTGGTTTCCCTGAAGGAGATACTAAAACGATTTTGTCTACAACGTTTTTATGAAGATCTATTTTTTCGTAATTGGCTTCGGACATGTTACCGACTTCGAAGTCTGCAAATATATCCTCAGACATTACACCAGCTTCAAGGGCTTTTGCTATTTCACTTTTTAGTTCTTCAACAGAACCTATGCATAATTGTTCTTTACCGTCTTCAGTTCTCCAAATTGGTAATGGAATTCCCCAAAAACGTGAACGTGACAAGTTCCAATCGTTAGCGTTAGCCAACCAATTGCCAAAACGTCCTTCACCTGTTGATTTAGGTTTCCAGTTTATGGTTGTATTTAACTCGTGCATTCTACCTTTTACGTCGGTTACTTTGATAAACCAAGAATCTAACGGATAGTATAAAATTGGCTTATCTGTTCTCCAACAATTTGGGTAGCTGTGCTTATATTTTTCAACCTTAAAGGCTTTGTTTTCAATTTTTAATTTAATGGCAAGCTCTACATCTACAGATTTTTCTGGTGCTTCACCATCATCATAGTATTCGTTCTTTACGTACTTGCCTGCAAATTCTCCCATTTCTGGTCTAAAACGACCTTGTAAGTCTACCAATGGCACCAAATTACCGTTCTCATCCTTAACCAACATTGGAGGCACTTCTGGTGTCGCTTGTTTTGCCACCAAGGCATCATCTGCACCAAAAGTTGGCGCTGTGTGTACAATACCTGTACCATCTTCAGTCGTAACAAAATCTCCAGAAATGACTCTAAACGCATTTTCAGGATTATCATTTGGCAAAGCATAATCTAACAATTGCTCGTACTTAATGCCAACTAAATCTTTTCCTTTGAATTCTTTAACGACATAGAACGGAATCTTTTTGTCTCCTTCCTTGAATTCAATAAGTTCTGGTTTGGTTTCTACTTGCTTATACTTTCCATCGAATTGCTTACCAACAAGACTTTTTGCCAAAACCACATTCATTGGTTTGAATGTATACTGGTTGTAGGTTTCAACTAAAACATAATCAATCTTTGGTCCGACCGTTAATGCTGTGTTACTTGGTAAGGTCCAAGGTGTGGTCGTCCAAGCTAAGAAGAAAATATCACCTTCATCTTGAAGAAAATCTGGTAATGTTTCTGCTATGGCTTTAAACTGCGCAACAATCGTTGTGTCTGTAACATCTTGGTAGGTTCCTGGTTGATTTAGCTCGTGCGAACTTAAACCTGTACCTGCTTTTGGAGAATATGGCTGAATGGTATAGCCTTTGTACAACAACTTCTTGTCATAGATTTGCTTTAGCAACCACCAAACGCTCTCCATGTATTTGGATTTATAGGTAATGTACGGATTGTCCATATCTACCCAATAACCCATTTTTTTGGTAAGATCGTTCCAGATGTCAGTATAACGCATTACGGCTTTTTTACAAGCTTCGTTATACTCTTCAACCGTAATTTTAGTTCCAATATCTTCTTTGGTAATGCCTAATTCTTTTTCAACACCCAACTCTACTGGCAAACCGTGTGTATCCCAACCTGCTTTACGCTTCACTTGGAAACCTTTCATTGTTTTGTAACGTGGAAAGATGTCTTTTATAGCACGTGCTAAGACGTGGTGCACACCTGGCAAACCGTTGGCAGATGGTGGTCCTTCAAAAAACACGTAAGGCTCTTTGCCTTCTCTGGTCGTTACACTTTTTTCGAAGATATTATTAGCTTCCCAATAGCTGTTGATGTCTTCAGCAACTTTTGGCAAGTTAAGTCCTTTATATTCAGGGAACTTTGTACTCATTATTCGCATTTCTTTTCGAGGTGCGAAATTAAGGATTTTTTAGTAAAAATCCGTTGAGATTATTGAAAACAAAAGGCTATCCCATTATCTAATGAAATAGCCTTAGTCTTTATTGATTTTTGAATCTTATTTTACAATGATTTTTTTTGTTAAAGTAGTGTTGGTTGCGGTCATTAGGTTTATGATATATGTCCCTGATGTAAAACCTTGCAAATCATATTCATTATAAGAACCTTCATAACCAACAGTACTATATACTGATTGACCCAACATATTTATGACTTCTATTCTCTTTATGTCTTCATTATTTGGATTCATCACTACAATCTTATTTCTATTCATAGCATAATAACATTTTATGCCATCAAAATCTGTGTCCTCAACTGATAGGGTTTCAGATTCATTTTGAAAAACAATTTCTAGTCTATCATTAAATCCGCCTGCTTCTGATAAAAACTCATAAGGTCCATT from Winogradskyella sp. MH6 includes these protein-coding regions:
- a CDS encoding ATP-dependent zinc protease family protein; amino-acid sequence: MKKVLGRVDKIDFPQLHLSNIDVKIDTGAYTSAIHCSKIKEEDGKLFCTFESKGHPNFNGKEVIFENYSFTDVKSSNGHKENRYKIKTTAIFFGKSYKINLTLSTRDDMKFPVLIGRQFLKQKFIVDVDLENQSFKHTANEHCHSFA
- the rimK gene encoding 30S ribosomal protein S6--L-glutamate ligase; protein product: MNIVILSRNSQLYSTQRLIEEAENRGHEVEVIDPLKCDIIIEKEKPTIFYKDRYLDYVDAVIPRIGASVTFYGCAVVRQFEMMNVFTTVTSDAIIRSRDKLRSFQRLSKAGIGMPKTVFTNYSRDVEEVLDHVGGPPVIIKLLEGTQGLGVVLAESKNAAESVLEAFNGLQARALVQEFIAEAKGADLRALIVDGQVVGAMKRQSKEGEFRSNLHRGGKANLIKLSEDELKLAIKAARALKLPVCGVDMLQSARGPLIMEVNSTPGLEGIEGATQKNIARAIITFIERNRK
- a CDS encoding succinylglutamate desuccinylase/aspartoacylase family protein, producing the protein MSEKEVLNILGKKVALGESAKVSFNVAKLHTQNTIDVPVIIERSKKPGPTVLITAGIHGDEVNGVEVVRQIISKGINKPKKGTIICIPVINVFGFIHMDREFPDGRDLNRVFPGAKTGSLASRVAHKLMTEIVPHADLVLDFHTGGADRFNAAQIRIIKNEVVLDELAQVFGAPIIYYSKNLKKSFRNTCYKLGIPMLLFEGGKSFNIDNTVTNTGVNGIKRILNHLGMLNSKFKVSKPKKSCIKIIDSKWIRANHSGMFKAVIDVNTLVKKGDVLGHITDPYGSFNHFVKAPNNGYIFNVNESPIIYQGDAIFHISTKLQQ
- a CDS encoding 5-formyltetrahydrofolate cyclo-ligase; this translates as MTKSELRKKYKALRKSLSIDQADDFSLAIANQLLQLDIWDKSFYHIFLSIEEQKEINTEYILNILAGKDKNIVISKSNFENLSLTHYLLTDSTRIKKNHYNIPEPIDGIEINSSQIEVVFVPLLAFDKTGNRVGYGKGFYDRFLSECKPETIKIGLSFFEVEEEVFETDDNDVSLDYCVTPNRVYQF
- a CDS encoding lipoprotein signal peptidase, yielding MSLKKASIIIILILLVDQISKIYIKTHFALNEDVTVFSWFKIAFVENDGMAWGTKLSDFFTFISDKSAKLILTLFRIVAVTGIGFWLVDVTKKKKSKTLIFAISIIFAGALGNILDSVFYGVLFSDSHMQVAEFFPEGGGYAGVFYGNVVDMLHFPIWSGILPEWLPLIGGKYFSFFDPVFNVADVAISTGIGILIVFNKKAFKESSKIDKPDLESHNNLN
- a CDS encoding TraR/DksA family transcriptional regulator codes for the protein MATDTKNRYSDKDLEEFRVLIQDKIDKAEHDLELIKSAYMNDHNNGTDDTSPTFKAFEEGSETMSKEANSALAIRQEKFIRDLKNAIIRIENKTYGVCRVTGKLINKERLKLVPHATLSIEAKNMQK
- the ileS gene encoding isoleucine--tRNA ligase, translated to MSTKFPEYKGLNLPKVAEDINSYWEANNIFEKSVTTREGKEPYVFFEGPPSANGLPGVHHVLARAIKDIFPRYKTMKGFQVKRKAGWDTHGLPVELGVEKELGITKEDIGTKITVEEYNEACKKAVMRYTDIWNDLTKKMGYWVDMDNPYITYKSKYMESVWWLLKQIYDKKLLYKGYTIQPYSPKAGTGLSSHELNQPGTYQDVTDTTIVAQFKAIAETLPDFLQDEGDIFFLAWTTTPWTLPSNTALTVGPKIDYVLVETYNQYTFKPMNVVLAKSLVGKQFDGKYKQVETKPELIEFKEGDKKIPFYVVKEFKGKDLVGIKYEQLLDYALPNDNPENAFRVISGDFVTTEDGTGIVHTAPTFGADDALVAKQATPEVPPMLVKDENGNLVPLVDLQGRFRPEMGEFAGKYVKNEYYDDGEAPEKSVDVELAIKLKIENKAFKVEKYKHSYPNCWRTDKPILYYPLDSWFIKVTDVKGRMHELNTTINWKPKSTGEGRFGNWLANANDWNLSRSRFWGIPLPIWRTEDGKEQLCIGSVEELKSEIAKALEAGVMSEDIFADFEVGNMSEANYEKIDLHKNVVDKIVLVSPSGKPMKRESDLIDVWFDSGSMPYAQWHYPFENKNLIDNKEAYPADFIAEGVDQTRGWFYTLHAIGTMVFDSVAYKNVVSNGLVLDKNGQKMSKRLGNAVDPFETLANHGADATRWYMISNANPWDNLKFDIEGVEEVKRKFFGTLYNTYSFFSLYTNLDGFKYEEADIPLEERPELDRWILSELNTLIQKVDEYYADYEPTKAARAISDFTQDYLSNWYVRLSRRRFWKGDYQADKISAYQTLYTCMETIAKLGAPIAPFFMDRLYLDLNAVTQKEGFESVHLAEFPKADESAIDKVLERKMENAQTISSLVLSLRAKEKIKVRQPLQKIMIPVDNQQQKEEIKAVEDLIKHEVNIKEIELLEDASDILVKQIKPNFKALGPRFGKDMKLIASAISTFSADDIKKIEQNGNLDVEINGKNINLGLDDVEITSQDIEGWLVANEGALTVALDVTITEELRKEGIARELVNRIQNLRKDSGFEVTDRIDVQLQNDAQVAAAIASNEDYIKSETLTEELQLMDNLNDGIEIAFDEVNTKLFIQKH